Genomic segment of Chromatiales bacterium:
TGCTGCTCGACGCCCGCGAGGAGCCTGGCGCACAGGACCTCGAAATCGTCGCTGAACTGCGTCGCGCCGGCAAGCCCGTGATTCTCGCCGCGAACAAAACCGATGGCATCGACCCGCGCGTGCTGATCGGCGAACTGCACGCGCTCGGGTTGGGCGAGCCGCTCGCGATCGCCGCTGCGCACGGCAGCGGGATTGCGCAACTGCTCGAGCGCATCGACGCGGCCCTTCCGGCGGACGCCTCGACCGAGCACGAGGATGCGGTCGACGGCGTTGCGGTGGCCGTCATCGGCCGGCCGAATGTCGGCAAGTCGACGCTGATCAACCGCATCGTCGGTGCCGAACGGGTCATCGCCTACGATCAACCCGGCACGACGCGCGACGCCATCGACGTGCCGTTCGAGCGCGACGGCCAGCGCTATACGCTGATCGACACGGCCGGCGTGCGGCGGCGCTCGCACGTCGAGTCCGCCATCGAGAAGTTCAGCGTCATAAAGGCGCTGCAAGCCATTGAAAAGGCGCAAGTCGTTCTGGTGGTTCTGGATGCGCACGAGGGCGTCACCGAACAGGACCAGACCATCCTCGGCATGGCCCTCGATCGTGGCCGCGCGCTGGTCGTGGCCGTGAACAAATGGGACGGGCTGCGGCCGGATGCGCGCGACAACGTGCGCCGCGAGCTCGACCTGCGACTCGGTTTCGTGCGCTGGGCGCCGGTGCACTTCATCTCCGCGCTGCACGGCAGTGGCGTCGGCGAACTGTTCGAGACCCTGCTCGGCGTGCATGCGGCGGCCGGGCGCACGCTCGCGACCCCGGCCCTGAACGACGCGCTCGCCGCGGCACTCACCGCGCACCAGCCGCCGTTGCAGCGTGGCCGGCGCGTCCGCCTGCGTTACGCACACCAGGGCGGGCGGTTTCCGCCGGTGATCGTGATCCACGGCACCCAGGCCGACCGCACGCCGGCAAACTACCGGCGTTATCTGGAAAACCATTTCCGTGAGTCGTTCCGGCTGCACGGGACACCGATCCGGCTGGAGTTCCGCGGTACCGAGAACCCGTACGCGTCACGCGCCAAACGCCGACCGAAGCCTTCCGGAAGCAAGCGTGGTCGCAGCGAACGGCGCTGAGTTCGCGCCCGGCATCCGCGCCGCGTTCGATGCGGGCGGCGCGCTGGCCGGCGCAATCGACGGGTTCCGCGTCCGCCCCGGTCAGCGCGAGATGGCCGTCGCGGTCGCCGATGCGATCACCGGTGGACGGCATCTGATCTGCGAGGCCGGCACGGGGATCGGCAAGACCTTCGCCTATCTCGCACCCGCGATCGCCTCGGGCCGCCGGGTCGTGGTCGCGACCGGCACCCGGCACCTGCAGGATCAGCTGTTCGAGCAGGACCTGCCGCGCATCGCGCGGGCGTTCTCGACACCGGTGCAGGCGGCGTTGCTAAAGGGTCGCGCGAACTACCTGTGTCGCGAACGTCTGGCGCAGGCGCTCGCCGCCGGCGTCACGGATGCGAAACGTCACGCGGAGTACGCCGCAGTCGCCGATTGGGCCGGGCGGACCAGCAGCGGCGACCTCGCCGAATTCGACTGGCTCGCAGAGGACCACCCCCTGCGCGGGCAGATCACCTCGACCACGGACAACTGTCTGGGCGCGCAGTGCGCGCATTACTCCGAGTGCTTCGTGTTCGAGGCCCGGCGGCGTGCGCTGGCCGCGCGCCTGATCGTCATCAACCAGCATCTGCTGTGCGCGGACCTCGCTCTGAAAGGCGGCGGGTATGGCGATCTGCTGCCGAATGCCGATGTCGTGATCGTCGACGAGGCGCACCAGTTTCCGGAAATCGCAACACAGTTCTTTGGCGAGGGCCTGAGTTCACGCCAGCTCCTGGATCTCGGTCGCGATGTCACCACCGCACAGCTGCGGGATGCGCCGGACGCCGCCGCACTACGGCCACTGGTGGACGTGCTCACGACCGGGGTGCGCTCCGCGCGGGCCGGCTGGGGGCAGGGCGCGCGGCGCGCCGTGCTCGACCAGTGGGACGGCGACCAGCTGGCCGATGCCTTCGATCGCATCGACGCGGGGCTCGCGGAACTCGCGGCAGGACTCGCCGTGCACGAGGGTCGTTCGGTTGCGCTGGACCGCTGCCTGACCCGCGCAAACGAGTGCCGCGAGCGCCTCGCCACCCTGCGCGCGGTCGATCCGGCCGAGGCGGTCGGCTGGCTCGAGACCTCGGGTGCCGGCTTCCAGTTGCGCAGCGCGCCGCTGGACGCCTCGCGACCGCTGCGCGAGTACTGGGAGTCGACCTCGGCGACCTGGGTGTTCGCCTCCGCGACCCTGGCCGTCGATGCGCGCTTCACCTACTTCACCGATCGTGTCGGGCTGCCGGCACAGACCGACACGCTGGCCGTGCCCGGCCCGTTCGACTACGCGACCAATGGTCTGCTCGTGCTGCCCGAGGACATGCCGGAACCCAACGATGCGCGGTTTGCGGCGGCCTTCGAGCGCATGGTCATCGACGCGGTCGCCGCGACGGCTGGGCGGACCTTTGTGCTCGTGACCAGCCACGCCGCCGTGCGCCGGCTCGAGGGCGCGCTGCGGGCGAGCCTTGACTACCCGGTACTCGTGCAGGGCGACGCCCCGCGCCACGAACTGCTCCAGCGCTTCCGCCATGCCGGCAACGCCGTGCTGCTGGGCACGAGCAGCTTCTGGGAGGGCGTTGACGTGCCGGGGGCCGCGCTGAGCTGTGTGATCGTCGACCGGCTGCCGTTCGCGGCCCCCGATGACCCGATCACGCGCGCGCGGATCGAGGCCGTCCGCCGCCGCGGCGGCAGCCCGTTTCAGGACTACCAGTTGCCACAGGCGGTTCTGATGCTCAAACAGGGGGTCGGACGATTGCTGCGCTGCGAGACCGACCGCGGTGTGATCATCGTCGCCGATCCGCGCCTGACGCGGCGCGGCTACGGTCGAACGTTCCTGCGCAGCCTGCCGCCGTTCACGGTCACGAAGGATCTTTCGGCGATTCGTCCGCATCTGGAGGTCGCGGCGTGAGGCTGCTCGCCATCGAAACGGCGACGGACGCCTGTTCCGCTGCACTGTGGATGGATGATGCGCTGGCGGCCGAGCGGTTTGAACTGGCGCCGCGCGGGCACACGCGGCTGCTGCTGCCCATGATCGAGGCCCTGCTGGGCGCCGCGGGCATGCGTGCGGCGGAACTCGATGCGGTCGCGTTCGGCCGCGGACCGGGTGCGTTCACGGGCCTGCGGATTGCAGCGGCGGTTGCCCAGGGGCTGGCATTCGCGAACGCTCGGCCCGTGGTGCCGGTCTCGACCCTGGCCGCGCTTGCGCAGCCGGCGCTGGACGCGGGCGCCGCGACGGTGCTCTGCGCCCTGGATGCGCGCATGGGGCAGGTGTACTGGGGCGCGTTCGGGCGCGATGCGTCAGGGCTTGCGCGTGCCGTCGTGGACGAACAGGTCTGCGACCCGGACCGGGTCGAAATGCCCCCGGATGCGATGGGTCCCGCCGTGGGGGTTGGCAGCGGGTTCACGGTCTACCGGGGTCTGCTCAGCGAACGCTGCGGACTCGACGATGCGGTGATCGATTCACAGGCACTGCCGCGTGCCGCCGCGATTGCGCGGCTCGCGGCCGCGCAGTTGCGGCGTACGGGCGGGGTGAGTGTGGAGGAGGCCTTGCCGGTCTATCTGCGCGACCAGGTGGCGACCCCGAAACCGCAATAGCCCCATGCCCCCCGGTACCCGTCGGACACCGCGCGCCCGTCGTCGCCGGCAAAGAGCGCTCGAAAAGTGTTTTGGGTGTCGGTAACATTCGTGCGGGCTTGGAAACGTTTGGGGGGGTATCGTGACACGCACAGCTTTCGACCTTTTCCGCAGACTTCTCTCGGTCGCAGTGCTGGTGGTTCCAGCAACAGCCTGGTCGGTGCCGTCGGTGACGCCACTCACGCCGCCTGATCCAGCTACGTCCCAGACCTTCATTTTCACGGGTACGTGCACGGTCGACTGCTCTCCGTCCGGCAGCATCGTGAATGCCTACATCACCCTCGGACTGGATTACGTTCCTGGAACCCCGATTGCGAGCCCTTCGGACGTGCTTTGGTTCGAGTTTCATTCGCCCAACAGCGACGTGCTGCCGGCAGGTCCGCTCGTGGCCGAACACGTCGGCGCTGTATCCGGAAGCATTTCGCTGTTGCTGGGACCCTCGATCTTCGCGATCAACTTCAACACGGATATTGCCGCCGATCTCGATACGCTGAAGTTTCACTTCGAAACCAGCCTCGATGGCGGTTGGAGCATCCAGTCGTTTGCCTCGCTGATGCCGGACGACCTGGGCGTCGCGGGCGTGTGGAGCACCCCGGTGCCGGCGACGTTTGCGCTGCTGGTGCTTGGGCTTGCTGGAATTTCTCGCGTGAAACGCCCGGTCCAGCCGGGAGACGTCACCCAGCAGGCGGTTGAAAAGGGAATTTCGGCAACTTGTTAGAGCGAGAGTATTGAACGATCAAGACGGGTGCTCAGCCAGCGTGAGCGCCCGGCCGATCAGGCGTTTGCCGCCTTTCGGTCCTGCGCCATCCCGACGAATTCCGTATCGCCAACCAGCGTGTGCAGTGCCGCGCTGTCGAGAATCTCGATCTCGCGTCGATCGACCTCGAGAACACCCTGTTCGCGCAGGCGCGAGAACAGCCGGCTGACGGTCTCAACCGCGAGGCCCAGATAGTTCGCGAGTTCATGCCGAGACATGGGCATGCAGAAGCGCAGCGCGGACAGGCCGCGACGGTTCAGGCGTTCGCCGAAGTCCAGCAGAAAGCTCGCGACGCGAGCCTCCGCTGTCATCTGGCCCAGCAGCAGAAAACGGCGTTGATCGCAGGCGATTGCCTCGCCAGCCAGCCGCAGCATTTCCTGCGCCAGCCCCGGCACGGTGTCGAACAGTTCGGACATGTTGCCGAGCGGCAGGCGACACACGGTGGTACGTTCGAGCGCGATGGCCGTCACCGCATGGCTGCCGCCGGCGATGCCATCGAGGCCGACGATCTCGCCGGGCAGATAGAAGCCGGTCGTCTGCTCGCTGCCGTCACTGGTGAGCACCAGGGTGCGAACGCTGCCGGAGCGCACGGCGAACAGAAAATCCACGCGTGCGCCCGCTTCGAACAATGCCGCACCGCGTTCGATCGGCGCGGGTCGTTCGACCTCGTCGTCGAAGCAGCGCAGTGCATCTTGGGCGAGCTCGCGCGGCAGGCACACCCGCTGCAGGGAACAGCGGTCGCAGTGCACGGCAATCGCCGGCGTTCTGGAATGCGTGTCAATGGTCGCTGGCATATCTAACCGCCCCATCGGTCGACAAGCGCGATAAAATTCACTCTAGCGCGGCAGTGGCGACAAGTCCTTGTCGCAGGTTAAAAAATTATAGAACAGCGATCCGACCGGGCGTCGCCTTTGTGCGGCGCACCATGCCGTGCGTAACGACCGGATTGCAATCATTGAGGTCCCCATGAGATCCGAAGCCATTCTGCATACGCTGTCGCGCTGGCCACTGTTCAGCGAGCTTGGCGGCGAACAACTCCAGCACCTTTCCGGTGCATCCCGGGTGCGCGATTTCGATCGGGACGCGTTTCTGTTTCGCAAGGGCGATCGCCTGACGGACTTTTTCTGCATCGTTGACGGGCTGGTTGCACTGGTGATCAGCACGCCGGATGGGGCGGAAAAGATCGTCAACATCGAAGAGTCGGGCCATACCTTCGGTGAGGCGCTGCTGTTTCTGGATCAACCGAGCCCGATCGCGGCACGTACGCTGGAACCCTCGCGTCTGTTGATGATTCCACGTGCGGTGGTCATGGACACCATCCAGGACTCGCACCAGTTCACGCGTCAGCTGCTGGCCGGTCTGAGCGCGCGCCTGCATCATCTGGTCATGGACCTGGAGTCCTATTGCCTGCGCAGTTCCACGCAGCGTGTCGTCGACTACCTGATCAGCGAGGCGCAGTTGTGCGAGTCCAACCGCAATGCCGCGGAACTGTTGCTGCCCGTTGCCAAGGGCGTGCTGGCCTCGCGACTGAAACTGACGCCTGAAACGCTCTCGCGGGTGTTGCATGAACTCGTCGCCGACGGGCTGATTTCCGTCAGCGGCAAGGTGATTCGAATCCTGGATCTCAGGCGGCTTCGCGAAGCGCGCTAGTGCGGGCACGCGCTCCGGCTTTGTTTGGACGGTAAACCGTCCGGCAGCCCAATTCTGATCCGGTTACCAGTCGTCGCGCTTGGTTTGATCGGACCTGCGCGCGTCGACCCAGCGCTCTCCGTCGCGCGTGAATTCCTTTTTCCAGAACGGTGCGTCGGTCTTCAAATAGTCGATGATGAACTCGCAGGCCCGCAATGTCTGCGTGCGGTGCCGGCCCGTGACGGCGACCAACACGATGCGTTCACCGGGGTTGAGTTCGCCGACGCGATGAATCACCAGCGCATCGGCAAATTCGAATCGCTGGTGGGCTGTCGCTACGATTCCCGCGAGCGCCGCTTCGGTCATGCCCGGATAGTGCTCCAGCGCCATGCGCTCGACGCCATCGTCGGACCGCACGTAGCCGACGAAGCTCGTGACCGCGCCGAGGTCGGTGCGTGCGCCGCGCAGCCGGTCGATCTCGGCGCCGGGATCGAAATCCTCGCGCTGGATGCGGATCATCCGCCGGTGACCGGCGGCATGAAGGCGATCTCGTCGGCCGCGCCGATGGCGTGATCGCGCGCGA
This window contains:
- the der gene encoding ribosome biogenesis GTPase Der, with amino-acid sequence MLAVVALVGRPNVGKSTLFNRLTASRDALVADEPGLTRDRRYGVARRAERPFIVVDTGGLSGLETGIDLHMARQARVAIAEADVVVLLLDAREEPGAQDLEIVAELRRAGKPVILAANKTDGIDPRVLIGELHALGLGEPLAIAAAHGSGIAQLLERIDAALPADASTEHEDAVDGVAVAVIGRPNVGKSTLINRIVGAERVIAYDQPGTTRDAIDVPFERDGQRYTLIDTAGVRRRSHVESAIEKFSVIKALQAIEKAQVVLVVLDAHEGVTEQDQTILGMALDRGRALVVAVNKWDGLRPDARDNVRRELDLRLGFVRWAPVHFISALHGSGVGELFETLLGVHAAAGRTLATPALNDALAAALTAHQPPLQRGRRVRLRYAHQGGRFPPVIVIHGTQADRTPANYRRYLENHFRESFRLHGTPIRLEFRGTENPYASRAKRRPKPSGSKRGRSERR
- a CDS encoding ATP-dependent DNA helicase translates to MAVAVADAITGGRHLICEAGTGIGKTFAYLAPAIASGRRVVVATGTRHLQDQLFEQDLPRIARAFSTPVQAALLKGRANYLCRERLAQALAAGVTDAKRHAEYAAVADWAGRTSSGDLAEFDWLAEDHPLRGQITSTTDNCLGAQCAHYSECFVFEARRRALAARLIVINQHLLCADLALKGGGYGDLLPNADVVIVDEAHQFPEIATQFFGEGLSSRQLLDLGRDVTTAQLRDAPDAAALRPLVDVLTTGVRSARAGWGQGARRAVLDQWDGDQLADAFDRIDAGLAELAAGLAVHEGRSVALDRCLTRANECRERLATLRAVDPAEAVGWLETSGAGFQLRSAPLDASRPLREYWESTSATWVFASATLAVDARFTYFTDRVGLPAQTDTLAVPGPFDYATNGLLVLPEDMPEPNDARFAAAFERMVIDAVAATAGRTFVLVTSHAAVRRLEGALRASLDYPVLVQGDAPRHELLQRFRHAGNAVLLGTSSFWEGVDVPGAALSCVIVDRLPFAAPDDPITRARIEAVRRRGGSPFQDYQLPQAVLMLKQGVGRLLRCETDRGVIIVADPRLTRRGYGRTFLRSLPPFTVTKDLSAIRPHLEVAA
- the tsaB gene encoding tRNA (adenosine(37)-N6)-threonylcarbamoyltransferase complex dimerization subunit type 1 TsaB; this translates as MRLLAIETATDACSAALWMDDALAAERFELAPRGHTRLLLPMIEALLGAAGMRAAELDAVAFGRGPGAFTGLRIAAAVAQGLAFANARPVVPVSTLAALAQPALDAGAATVLCALDARMGQVYWGAFGRDASGLARAVVDEQVCDPDRVEMPPDAMGPAVGVGSGFTVYRGLLSERCGLDDAVIDSQALPRAAAIARLAAAQLRRTGGVSVEEALPVYLRDQVATPKPQ
- a CDS encoding helix-turn-helix domain-containing protein, which codes for MPATIDTHSRTPAIAVHCDRCSLQRVCLPRELAQDALRCFDDEVERPAPIERGAALFEAGARVDFLFAVRSGSVRTLVLTSDGSEQTTGFYLPGEIVGLDGIAGGSHAVTAIALERTTVCRLPLGNMSELFDTVPGLAQEMLRLAGEAIACDQRRFLLLGQMTAEARVASFLLDFGERLNRRGLSALRFCMPMSRHELANYLGLAVETVSRLFSRLREQGVLEVDRREIEILDSAALHTLVGDTEFVGMAQDRKAANA
- a CDS encoding Crp/Fnr family transcriptional regulator — its product is MRSEAILHTLSRWPLFSELGGEQLQHLSGASRVRDFDRDAFLFRKGDRLTDFFCIVDGLVALVISTPDGAEKIVNIEESGHTFGEALLFLDQPSPIAARTLEPSRLLMIPRAVVMDTIQDSHQFTRQLLAGLSARLHHLVMDLESYCLRSSTQRVVDYLISEAQLCESNRNAAELLLPVAKGVLASRLKLTPETLSRVLHELVADGLISVSGKVIRILDLRRLREAR
- a CDS encoding molybdenum cofactor biosynthesis protein MoaE — encoded protein: MIRIQREDFDPGAEIDRLRGARTDLGAVTSFVGYVRSDDGVERMALEHYPGMTEAALAGIVATAHQRFEFADALVIHRVGELNPGERIVLVAVTGRHRTQTLRACEFIIDYLKTDAPFWKKEFTRDGERWVDARRSDQTKRDDW